The following nucleotide sequence is from Oncorhynchus kisutch isolate 150728-3 linkage group LG29, Okis_V2, whole genome shotgun sequence.
GACCAGAATAGGACTGTAGGTCTACAGCTGATGGAGGTGAATGTTCTGTATGCTCACTTATTTTTTTGACCTGCCTGTAATCGATAATTTAATCTGTTTGAAGTATTTGCGTGAGGATTCTAGCCTAAATTATTTTAATGAGTAGCTCAGTAATTTTGGAAAATACAATGCAACTTCGGTCAGAGAGAACAATAGCGTATTGCATACCCAGTATTTAAACTGCTGATAAGAAATACACGTCGAATAACCGCATCTAATTTCGAACCGGTTTTATCTAGACGGGCATAGGACAATGGCGACGTTAACAAGCCAGGATTCAACCGCTCAAGCGCGGGTTTATTTCCAAACGCCTCCCGGTACCGAGGATTCAGAAGTCGTCCAGAAGCAAGGCCGGGTAACCGTGAAATACGATAGAAAAGAGCTGAGGAAGCGACTCAATTTAGAGGAGTGGATAATTGAGCAGTTAACGGATTTATACGACTGTGAGGTAGGCAATGACACAATCTAttatttgtttacagtaaaaaaaaaaatcaccattcgttttttgtttttgttttcaatAATCTCTACCTTGATTGGGATTGATGTAGGCTATAGGATTGCAGTAATATTAAAACCTAGGGGCTACAATAATGTAAACAAATATGAGTGGGAATTACAGACACAATGTAGGGCGTGGCCACATAATTGTAATACGGTACTAGACATTTGAATAAATGAGGTGTCTGCTCAGGTAGCGAGGGAACGAATGTGCTTGTTTCAATAAAATGTGTGCATAATGTATTGATAAGTAGGAGGATAGGCCGGTTGGCACTGAGTTCTATGGCCACTGCACCTGCAAAGCAATTACAGCACAGCCTGCCTACTCTGTTGGATTAGCATGTGATGACCACTTCAAATGTTACATAATGGCAATGCCTGATTGTCTTTAACAAAGGAAATATCATTGACTATGGATAGATATCCTACCCcaccctctctgcttctctatgGAAATGCATTGGCACATACTGCATGACAGTGCACAGCATGACATGTGTGTGATGTATTCTGCATGAACAACTATGAGGTGATCATCTTCATGAATGACCCCTGTAAACAACATATTTTTAAAGCACCCCTTAGTCATGTCTAGAGTCCATTGGCTCCAGTCCTCGAGTACCCCTGACAGTACACATTTAtgttgtagccctggacaaacaTGCCTGATTCAGCTCATTGAGtgcctgatgattagttgactagTTTATTCAGGTGTGCTTGTCAGGGGTACTAGAGAACCAGAGTTAGGAACCACTGGTCTTGAACACTGAATTGATCAGGTGTtttgacacacaataacacatgaACTATTCACATAAAGGTGTTGCAGCAGCACCTATGCATCAGATAAGTTGGGAACAACATGGTTAACATTATAGGTTGAGAAGTAACATGCAGCGCCGGCACATTACACATTATTGGACTATAACGACATTGACCATGACCTATGTCACATGGTCCTCAGAGAGACCAACTGGACTAGTAAAGTGCTAATTGAACTAATAATGACCTTGGCTGGAGCAGAGGGTGACATATAGTGGGAGATATGAATGTGATTTATCAGTGTTTTGATTTAGGCAACTCTGACACTCAGGGTTGTGCCAGGGTCAGAGGAGATGCTGAGTGTTTTCTGATTGGCCTATGTTATATGAGTGTGGGCTCTTGTAACTACTATTTGACCTCCTGACTAGGTCCTTGGGCTGTAGATTATAGGCATGTAAACAGCAATACAATGTACTAACTGGAGATTGTATTGTAATGTTGTATTTCTATAGGGATGTCTACTTCTTAACAGTCATGTTCAATTGAGTAGACAGCAGTCAGGAAGTCTGTGTGTATTGTTATCAGTACACACCACATAGGGGGTTCAGCCCATCCTGTTGTGTTGAGAAGCAGAGGGAGGAAGCTAGGGACATTGGGGACCTATGGAGGATGTTCAGAGGTGAGACTGCTGTGCAAAAATATTTGGTTTGATCCTTAGGCTGTCTGATATATTCATTAGTTTTTtctactctcccctctctgttgtTTCCTCTATATTTTCTGTGTCTATGTCTTTGTCTATCAccatcactgtctctctcactgccttTGCCTCTCTCAGGAGGAGGAGATTCCAGAGTTGGAGATTGATGTGGATGAGCTGTTGGATATGCCCACTGATGGAGACCGGGCATCCAGGGTCAAGGTGACCGCTAAACCCTATTCTATATTGAATACAGATCCATTATTGTTCATTTGTATCGAGGGCTGAATCCTTACTTTAGGTCAATCTCAAAATTTGATGGGAAACCTCCCATATCATTACATGCATTTACAGTTACCCATGTTGATTTCAAGTTAGGATTCGGCTCTTCTAATGGAGTTAATTTCCTCTTTCACTTCGTACTGTTTCGCAGGGTTTGCTGGTTGACTGTTACAAACCTACAGATGTAAGTTCAAAATTAGAATAAGATTATCTGCTTCTGTTATTATTCTGCTTCTGTTAAGCTTTAAACCCAGCATTAGAGTGACTGATCAACTGAAAATAACTGTCTGGAACCAACTTCCCATccattgttttgactgagtttcTCAAATAAATGAGTAATACAGTAACATGTATGATAACAGTTGTTCAGTCTCACATCACCCTCCATTGTTCATTTACTGCAGGACTTTGTCACGGCTCTCCTAGAGAAGGTTAAAGGTCTGCAGAAACTCAGCACTCCGCCCAAAAAGAATGAAAAATCTACTCCTTAGCCTCAGAACAACCCCAACTGATTACAACTCAGTTCTACACAGGGACACCCAGCTAGAAACCCTCAGCACCTAGAATCCTTCAATCAGCAGGATTGGTAGAGGGAAGAAGATTGACCAATCAAATCTCTGCAGCAGTGATTACTATGTCTCTGTCTTTGTTAAAACTATTTGTGGATTTATAATCATGTTATACATATACAGTAGTAAGTGATGAGTGTTCAAATATCAGAATATAGTACAGCATTGATAAACTGATGACATGGAGGAAGAACATGACATTTAACTTGAGCTATAAGTCACCAACAAAGCATGACAAGTACATAAACCTCATGACAGCTCATAGTGAGTCATGACAGATGCAACTTTATGCAGTCTAACAAATGTAACTCTTTGGTTAGTTGATTAGTCAACATCACTGTATGAATAGTAACAGTTAGAAATAGTGAACTATCCTTGGTTGGTAATAGTTGGAGCCATGTAATTTTTACGATGCCATTTTAACTAGGATTTATAGAGAAGCAAAGTGTTACTTGAGAATGATTTATTTGGGGAAACGGTAGTTAAGTCTGTGTAAGCCGAGCACTGTCATCACCTGTCTAATATATTTTTGGAAAGGGAAGCACGAAGGGCTTTTCAACATTTCACACTGGACTACTG
It contains:
- the LOC109874321 gene encoding protein phosphatase 1 regulatory subunit 14B-like: MATLTSQDSTAQARVYFQTPPGTEDSEVVQKQGRVTVKYDRKELRKRLNLEEWIIEQLTDLYDCEEEEIPELEIDVDELLDMPTDGDRASRVKGLLVDCYKPTDDFVTALLEKVKGLQKLSTPPKKNEKSTP